One window of Planctomycetota bacterium genomic DNA carries:
- a CDS encoding ParB/RepB/Spo0J family partition protein: MTPRGRVVPGPTPNCAWRYVTVNKERRLGRGLEALLGRAGVERPPVAVGTGAVAAVEAPTPAPVPGLGATAARLFLHSPAELEEAAAAAPLDEVAIALVDPNPWQPRTTIDDAALAELADSLRSHGLVQPIVVRSRGERYQLIAGQRRLAAARRLGWEKIPARLLDVDDRQMAEIAIVENLQRRDLDALEKAASFRSYLAAWNCTQEELAKRLSIDRSTVANLIRLLDLPAGVQQRLRRGELSMGHARALLPLGDEAEQDRLAARVAAEGLSVRVVESEVQELLRREEQADDMTEVLDDAPLYEPSDAGERDGSRGIASSAPAPRRPGRPATRRPAQVAAVEQQLRRALGVKVVVHVNGKGAGRIVVPFSSHAEFQRLLDQLAR; encoded by the coding sequence ATCACGCCCCGCGGTCGCGTGGTGCCCGGGCCTACACCGAACTGTGCATGGAGGTACGTGACTGTGAATAAGGAACGACGACTCGGCCGCGGGCTCGAAGCGCTCCTCGGGCGCGCCGGCGTGGAACGGCCACCGGTCGCTGTCGGCACCGGTGCCGTCGCTGCCGTCGAGGCCCCCACTCCCGCCCCCGTCCCCGGCCTCGGGGCGACGGCTGCCCGGCTGTTTCTCCATTCCCCTGCGGAGCTCGAAGAGGCGGCGGCCGCCGCACCGCTCGACGAAGTGGCGATCGCGCTGGTCGACCCGAATCCCTGGCAGCCGCGGACGACGATCGACGACGCGGCCCTTGCCGAACTGGCCGACAGCCTCCGTTCCCACGGGCTGGTGCAGCCGATCGTCGTCCGGTCCCGTGGCGAGCGCTACCAACTCATCGCCGGCCAGCGCCGTCTCGCGGCCGCGCGCCGGCTGGGATGGGAGAAGATCCCCGCCCGGCTCCTCGACGTCGACGACCGGCAGATGGCTGAGATCGCGATCGTCGAGAATCTCCAGCGCCGCGACCTCGACGCACTGGAGAAGGCGGCGAGTTTCCGCAGCTACCTGGCCGCCTGGAACTGCACCCAGGAGGAGCTCGCCAAGCGGCTCTCGATCGATCGCTCGACCGTCGCCAATCTGATCCGGCTCCTCGACCTCCCCGCCGGGGTCCAGCAGCGGCTCCGTCGCGGCGAACTGTCGATGGGCCACGCCCGGGCACTGTTGCCGCTCGGCGACGAAGCCGAGCAGGACCGTCTCGCCGCCCGGGTCGCGGCCGAGGGTTTGAGCGTCCGCGTCGTCGAATCCGAGGTCCAGGAGCTCCTCCGTCGCGAGGAACAGGCCGACGACATGACCGAGGTCCTCGACGACGCGCCGCTCTACGAGCCGTCCGACGCCGGCGAGCGCGACGGCTCGCGCGGCATCGCTTCGAGCGCTCCCGCCCCGCGCCGCCCCGGCCGCCCGGCGACGCGTCGCCCCGCGCAGGTCGCGGCGGTCGAGCAACAACTCCGCCGGGCGCTGGGTGTGAAGGTGGTGGTCCACGTCAACGGCAAGGGGGCTGGGCGGATCGTCGTCCCGTTCTCGAGCCACGCCGAGTTCCAGCGCCTCCTCGACCAGCTCGCGCGGTGA
- a CDS encoding tetratricopeptide repeat protein produces the protein MSFPSRHRPGPPADVRPGTPRPLRSAAPSGDAVIDRWLMPVLKVLAVVLLCGWCYSPATKGTWLWDDDQAVTQNPITQGPFSFRKIWVSPVGDAFEAMTAQGLHWLGYGPPPPPPAPCAFGETDYWPLTQTGFWMQWHLFGPDSAGYHVVNTALHAIGALMLWRLMTVMRLPGGWFAALLFAVHPLAVESVTWVSELKNVLSLPFMLLAAIHFVRADDRVTGADGATARLGWWVDYAISLVCFLMAMFAKTSVVMLPPTLLLYVWWKRNWIGLADLVRTAPYFLISLVYGLITIYFQHGRAIGAETILVGGFWSRLAMASLAVPFYLGKVFLPYGLMPIYPRWEIDVPKLWHFLPLPVFAGLAAWCWVNRQTWGRHVLFAIGFFVLMLLPILGFITISYMRITWVADHFVYAPMIGPLMLAAAAATAWAHQLEPRERLAAAGGAAALVGILAIGSFRYSFVWSDEEPMWTYTLLRHAVPCRLTHCGCWQANSRLGARKYSQGKLDEAFFHFSESKRLRPDLAETHNNYGNALASKGRIDEALAEFRKAADIQPQIIVFQNNLAMTCMQSGRVDEAKQVFAKMLQQWPDDPTLYNNYAFALHRSGDAKGAIASLQRALSIKPDYEEAKKNLATIREELAKTQSAVGLPIPAARPEAGAPPAERPAKGGPVSPTMAPPSPTLGPPPLPGATSLPLSTPR, from the coding sequence ATGAGCTTCCCCAGTCGTCACCGTCCCGGTCCACCCGCTGATGTCCGTCCGGGGACGCCGCGCCCGCTCCGCTCCGCCGCGCCGAGCGGCGATGCGGTGATCGACCGCTGGCTGATGCCGGTGCTCAAGGTGCTCGCCGTCGTCCTGCTGTGCGGCTGGTGCTACTCCCCGGCCACCAAGGGCACGTGGCTGTGGGACGACGACCAGGCGGTGACGCAAAACCCGATCACCCAGGGGCCATTCTCGTTCAGGAAGATCTGGGTCAGCCCTGTCGGCGACGCGTTCGAGGCGATGACGGCCCAGGGGTTGCACTGGCTCGGCTACGGCCCCCCCCCGCCACCGCCGGCGCCGTGCGCCTTCGGCGAAACCGACTACTGGCCGCTGACCCAGACCGGCTTCTGGATGCAGTGGCACCTGTTCGGTCCCGACAGCGCCGGATACCACGTCGTCAACACCGCGCTCCACGCCATCGGGGCGCTGATGCTGTGGCGGTTGATGACGGTGATGCGGCTCCCGGGTGGCTGGTTCGCCGCGCTGCTGTTCGCCGTCCATCCGCTCGCCGTCGAATCGGTCACCTGGGTGTCGGAGCTGAAGAACGTCCTCTCGCTGCCGTTCATGCTCCTGGCGGCAATCCACTTCGTCCGCGCCGACGACCGTGTCACCGGCGCCGACGGCGCCACCGCGCGGCTTGGCTGGTGGGTCGACTACGCGATTTCGCTCGTCTGCTTCCTGATGGCGATGTTCGCCAAGACGTCGGTCGTGATGCTGCCGCCAACGCTGCTCCTCTACGTGTGGTGGAAACGGAACTGGATCGGCCTGGCCGACCTCGTCCGGACAGCTCCCTACTTCCTCATCTCGCTGGTCTACGGGCTGATCACGATCTACTTCCAGCACGGCCGCGCCATCGGCGCCGAGACGATCCTCGTCGGCGGGTTCTGGTCACGGCTGGCGATGGCGTCGCTGGCGGTGCCCTTCTACCTCGGCAAGGTGTTCCTGCCCTACGGCCTGATGCCGATCTACCCGCGTTGGGAGATCGACGTCCCGAAGCTCTGGCACTTCCTCCCCCTGCCGGTGTTCGCCGGCCTGGCGGCGTGGTGCTGGGTGAACCGGCAGACGTGGGGTCGCCACGTGCTTTTCGCCATCGGGTTCTTCGTGCTGATGCTGCTGCCGATCCTCGGCTTCATCACGATCTCCTACATGCGGATCACCTGGGTGGCCGACCACTTCGTCTACGCTCCGATGATCGGCCCGCTGATGCTCGCCGCGGCCGCTGCCACCGCCTGGGCACACCAGCTCGAGCCGCGTGAGCGGCTGGCGGCGGCGGGTGGCGCTGCCGCGCTGGTCGGCATCCTGGCGATCGGGTCGTTCCGCTACTCGTTCGTCTGGTCCGACGAGGAGCCGATGTGGACCTACACGCTGCTCCGCCACGCCGTCCCCTGCCGGCTGACCCACTGCGGCTGCTGGCAGGCCAACAGCCGACTCGGCGCCCGGAAATATTCCCAGGGCAAGCTCGACGAGGCGTTCTTCCACTTTTCCGAGTCGAAGCGGCTCCGCCCCGATCTCGCCGAGACACACAACAACTACGGCAATGCCCTCGCCTCGAAGGGTCGGATCGACGAGGCCCTGGCCGAGTTCCGCAAGGCGGCCGATATCCAGCCGCAAATCATCGTTTTCCAGAACAACCTCGCCATGACCTGCATGCAGTCGGGGCGTGTCGACGAGGCGAAGCAGGTGTTCGCGAAGATGCTCCAGCAGTGGCCCGACGATCCGACGCTCTACAACAACTATGCCTTCGCGCTCCACCGCAGCGGCGACGCCAAGGGCGCGATCGCCAGCCTGCAGCGCGCGCTGTCGATCAAACCCGATTACGAGGAAGCCAAGAAGAACCTGGCGACAATCCGCGAGGAGCTGGCAAAGACGCAGTCGGCGGTCGGCCTGCCCATCCCGGCAGCCAGACCGGAGGCCGGCGCGCCGCCGGCGGAGCGCCCCGCCAAGGGGGGTCCGGTGTCGCCGACGATGGCGCCGCCGTCGCCGACTCTCGGCCCCCCGCCGCTGCCCGGGGCGACGTCGCTGCCGCTGTCGACGCCGCGTTGA
- a CDS encoding AAA family ATPase — MWGGEVRRRPPGRRTEPMHQRRHPSSRPFLAAPRTAFYHPARQIDAALTGLERGVRRAEGVGLVVGPPGTGKSLLLLALADNLAEDFAVALSCGARICTRRALWQAILSGIGEPFRGIDEGELRLAVVERVRGLAATGAGLVILVDEAHTLPLRLLEELRLLTTIPTPLPAVHLVLAGTVALEERLANPRLESLAQRIGGRFTLEALDHAETCAYVRTQMKAATRQWETVFAAGCDDVVFQVTDGVPRLINQVCDLALVRVADEGRARVLPADIESAWADIQRLPVPHGRRLAAPSVVERPDDEGEIEFGVLDGAVSAPLVEPPVMVPGPPVAALPGADPWAGPDVEFVTEMHSDPFASCFAGDDAEVERIVRDGPQGFTGHGSVASDEGRRLATTLARLDHQEAGSPPVATVTADDGDEADDGDDGLMVIEEDVVPQPSPVRAGRYRDLFARLRRGGG; from the coding sequence ATGTGGGGCGGCGAGGTACGCCGCCGTCCCCCCGGGAGACGAACCGAGCCGATGCACCAGCGACGCCACCCTTCGAGCCGCCCGTTTCTCGCCGCCCCGCGAACGGCGTTTTACCACCCGGCGCGGCAGATCGACGCCGCCCTCACCGGGCTCGAGCGCGGGGTGCGACGGGCCGAGGGGGTCGGCCTCGTCGTCGGACCTCCAGGCACTGGAAAGTCGTTGCTCCTGCTGGCGCTGGCCGACAACCTCGCCGAAGATTTCGCCGTCGCATTGTCGTGCGGTGCGCGGATCTGCACGCGGCGCGCCCTCTGGCAGGCGATCCTGTCGGGAATCGGCGAACCGTTTCGTGGGATCGACGAGGGGGAGCTGCGTCTGGCCGTCGTCGAGCGGGTGCGCGGCCTGGCAGCGACCGGCGCGGGGCTCGTGATCCTCGTCGACGAGGCCCACACGCTGCCGCTCCGGCTGCTCGAAGAGCTCCGCCTGCTGACGACGATCCCGACGCCGCTCCCTGCCGTGCACCTGGTGCTCGCCGGAACCGTGGCCCTCGAGGAGCGGCTCGCCAATCCGCGGCTGGAGAGCCTCGCGCAGCGGATCGGCGGTCGGTTCACGCTCGAGGCGCTGGACCATGCCGAGACGTGTGCGTACGTCCGGACGCAGATGAAGGCCGCCACGCGGCAGTGGGAGACGGTGTTCGCCGCCGGGTGCGACGATGTCGTCTTTCAGGTGACCGATGGTGTGCCCCGGCTGATCAATCAGGTGTGCGACCTGGCGCTGGTCCGGGTCGCCGACGAGGGACGGGCCCGGGTGCTGCCGGCCGACATCGAATCGGCGTGGGCCGACATCCAGCGTCTGCCCGTTCCCCACGGGCGGCGCCTGGCGGCGCCGTCGGTCGTCGAGCGACCCGACGACGAGGGGGAGATCGAGTTCGGCGTGCTCGACGGGGCGGTCTCCGCGCCGCTGGTGGAACCGCCGGTGATGGTGCCGGGCCCCCCGGTCGCCGCACTGCCCGGGGCCGATCCCTGGGCGGGGCCCGACGTCGAGTTCGTCACCGAAATGCATTCCGATCCGTTCGCTTCCTGTTTCGCCGGGGACGACGCCGAGGTGGAGCGGATCGTCCGCGACGGGCCCCAGGGATTCACCGGTCACGGCTCCGTCGCCAGCGACGAGGGCCGGCGTCTGGCGACCACCCTCGCCCGGCTCGATCACCAGGAGGCCGGATCCCCCCCGGTGGCGACGGTCACGGCCGACGACGGCGACGAGGCGGACGATGGCGACGACGGACTGATGGTGATCGAGGAGGATGTCGTCCCCCAGCCGAGTCCGGTCCGGGCGGGCCGCTACCGCGACCTGTTCGCACGCTTGCGCCGCGGAGGAGGCTGA
- a CDS encoding DUF1015 domain-containing protein, which yields MPVVAPFRGLRYDPKHVGSLSLVIAPPYDVIDGALQTRLYEQHPANVIRLELNREEPGDGATTNKYSRAARFLRSWREQGVIMEEPAAALYVYHQQFTVEGQTHVRRGVMARIRLERFGSGSIHPHEETMSGPKQDRLLLTRACRTNLSQVFGLYPDPGGEVQALLDGAVAGQPPLEAVDHLGVSGRMWPLTDEAVATRVAGLMAGRPVFIADGHHRYETACNYRDEVAAAWAASHSGAPLPDHHPANYVLMMLVGMSDPGLVVLPTHRLFVEPAVADAATLRSRLGDCFTTEPAGHGPAAADALWSRIEVDGDQGTLGLYTAGDQAWTLARITPAGQRRMDAVAADHGPAWRSLGVSILHRLVIGDLLAAPAIATPTYVHLVREVVEGLGTGRYPLGALVMPATVDDIRLVSETGERMPAKSTYFYPKLASGMVFHALE from the coding sequence ATGCCCGTCGTCGCCCCGTTCCGCGGCCTCCGCTACGACCCCAAGCACGTCGGCAGTCTGTCGCTGGTGATCGCTCCGCCGTACGACGTCATCGACGGTGCCCTGCAGACGCGGCTCTATGAGCAGCACCCGGCCAACGTCATCCGCCTCGAGCTCAACCGCGAAGAGCCGGGAGACGGCGCCACCACCAACAAATACTCCCGCGCCGCCCGGTTCCTCCGCTCGTGGCGCGAGCAGGGGGTGATCATGGAGGAGCCGGCGGCGGCCCTCTACGTCTACCACCAGCAGTTCACCGTCGAGGGGCAGACGCACGTCCGCCGCGGCGTGATGGCCCGCATCCGGCTCGAGCGCTTCGGCAGCGGGAGCATTCATCCCCATGAGGAGACGATGTCGGGCCCGAAGCAGGACCGCCTCCTCCTCACCCGCGCCTGCCGGACGAACCTGTCGCAGGTCTTCGGCCTCTACCCCGATCCGGGCGGGGAGGTCCAGGCCCTGCTCGACGGTGCCGTCGCCGGCCAGCCGCCCCTCGAGGCGGTCGACCACCTCGGTGTCTCGGGGAGGATGTGGCCACTCACCGACGAGGCGGTCGCGACCCGGGTGGCGGGGCTGATGGCGGGCCGGCCGGTGTTCATCGCCGACGGCCACCACCGCTACGAAACCGCCTGCAACTACCGCGACGAGGTCGCTGCCGCCTGGGCGGCGAGCCACTCCGGGGCGCCGCTCCCCGACCACCATCCGGCCAATTACGTCCTGATGATGCTCGTCGGGATGAGTGATCCGGGGCTCGTGGTCCTCCCCACCCACCGGCTGTTCGTCGAGCCTGCGGTCGCCGACGCGGCCACGCTCCGCTCCCGTCTCGGCGACTGTTTCACCACCGAGCCGGCCGGCCACGGCCCCGCCGCGGCCGATGCCCTCTGGTCGCGGATCGAGGTCGACGGAGACCAGGGCACGCTCGGCCTGTACACGGCCGGCGACCAGGCCTGGACGCTCGCCCGGATCACCCCGGCCGGCCAGCGGCGGATGGATGCCGTCGCCGCCGACCATGGACCGGCGTGGCGCTCCCTGGGGGTCTCGATCCTCCATCGCCTCGTGATCGGCGACCTTCTGGCTGCACCGGCGATCGCTACACCGACCTACGTCCATCTCGTCCGCGAGGTGGTCGAGGGCCTGGGGACCGGCCGCTACCCCCTGGGGGCGTTGGTGATGCCGGCTACCGTCGACGACATCCGGCTGGTCAGCGAGACCGGCGAACGGATGCCGGCCAAGAGCACTTACTTCTATCCCAAGCTCGCCAGCGGGATGGTGTTTCACGCGCTGGAGTGA
- a CDS encoding glycosyltransferase family 9 protein gives MKAATIRMVDAWLGIPACAVLTAWRRLFGSRRPAGPVKRILFFKLLEQGATVLAYPSLRAAIDRVGAENVFFIVLAENQPILDLLGIIRPENVITIPKGGAVATFVALWRALWRVRGERIDSIVDFEFFARSSAVFAYLAGARRRVGYHRFQGGGPWRGDLMTHRLVYSPHVHSLRAMRVMVEALWMDPDRLPTLDLDQFAFDESLPLLAPAAADVAAVRETIARATGGVQPPRLVLLNANTSDRDLVPLRRWDPERYAALARRLLATHDDVFIAFTGAPSEAAEVEPLVRELAHPRCFSMAGKTTMRQLLVLYSLAEVMVTNDSGPAHFAAVTGVDVVTLFGPETPTLWAPLGPRSHVIWLALPCSPCLSAYNNRLSIDCRENVCMKGIGVERVFDTVRGILAARAPAPAGN, from the coding sequence ATGAAGGCCGCCACGATCCGGATGGTCGACGCCTGGTTGGGGATCCCCGCCTGCGCCGTGCTGACGGCGTGGCGCCGGTTGTTCGGCAGCCGCCGCCCCGCCGGCCCGGTGAAGCGAATCCTGTTCTTCAAGCTTCTCGAGCAGGGGGCGACGGTCCTCGCCTACCCCTCGCTCCGCGCCGCGATCGACCGCGTCGGGGCGGAGAACGTGTTCTTCATCGTCCTCGCCGAGAACCAGCCGATCCTCGATCTTCTCGGGATCATCCGTCCCGAGAACGTGATCACGATCCCCAAGGGGGGTGCGGTGGCGACGTTCGTCGCCCTGTGGCGGGCGCTGTGGCGCGTCCGTGGCGAGCGGATCGACTCGATCGTCGATTTCGAGTTCTTCGCCCGATCGTCGGCGGTGTTCGCCTACCTCGCCGGGGCGCGGCGTCGGGTGGGTTACCACCGCTTCCAGGGCGGGGGGCCGTGGCGCGGCGACTTGATGACGCACCGGCTCGTCTACTCGCCGCACGTCCACTCGCTGCGGGCGATGCGGGTGATGGTCGAGGCCTTGTGGATGGATCCCGACCGGCTGCCGACGCTCGACCTCGACCAGTTCGCGTTCGACGAGTCGCTGCCGCTGCTGGCGCCGGCGGCTGCCGACGTCGCCGCGGTCCGTGAGACGATCGCGCGGGCCACCGGTGGCGTCCAGCCCCCGCGGCTGGTGCTCCTCAACGCCAACACCAGCGACCGTGACCTGGTCCCGCTGCGGCGCTGGGATCCCGAGCGCTACGCCGCCCTGGCGCGGCGCCTGCTCGCCACGCACGACGACGTGTTCATCGCGTTCACCGGCGCGCCGTCGGAGGCGGCTGAGGTCGAGCCGTTGGTGCGCGAGCTGGCGCATCCGCGCTGCTTCTCGATGGCCGGCAAGACGACCATGCGGCAGTTGCTCGTGCTCTACTCGTTGGCCGAGGTGATGGTCACCAACGACAGCGGCCCCGCCCATTTCGCGGCCGTCACCGGGGTCGACGTCGTCACGCTGTTCGGTCCGGAGACGCCCACGCTGTGGGCGCCCCTCGGCCCGCGCAGCCACGTCATCTGGCTGGCCCTGCCCTGCAGCCCCTGCCTCAGCGCCTACAACAACCGCCTCTCGATCGACTGTCGGGAGAACGTCTGCATGAAGGGCATCGGCGTCGAGCGCGTGTTCGACACGGTGCGCGGCATCCTCGCGGCACGGGCCCCCGCCCCGGCCGGGAACTGA
- a CDS encoding glycosyltransferase → MSSPSRVRSGRAATATCSHACAAEEADGRARSGDNRQAMSQPTPLPDPLPGDDRSTPAWPPGRVLAVAATYNESANLATLVRRVLAADPAIQLLVVDDDSPDGTGRSALSLAETEPRFHVLVRRGRRGLGGAIVEGFGEARRQGFEIAVNLDADLSHDPDDIPRLLAALEPPGGRPADVALGSRRLAGGAIEGWPWRRHLTHRLVCWFTRWVIGVPARDGSTGFRAVRLDTFARLRGDLPTGYAFFEHLLWEIHRIGGRIVEVPITFVERQRGSSKVRPGVMAEGARDLLRIAWARWRS, encoded by the coding sequence ATGTCGTCCCCCAGCCGAGTCCGGTCCGGGCGGGCCGCTACCGCGACCTGTTCGCACGCTTGCGCCGCGGAGGAGGCTGACGGCCGGGCTCGTTCCGGCGACAATCGGCAGGCGATGAGTCAGCCCACCCCGTTGCCCGACCCGCTCCCCGGCGACGACCGGTCTACCCCTGCCTGGCCTCCGGGGCGCGTCCTCGCCGTCGCCGCCACCTACAACGAATCGGCCAACCTCGCCACGCTCGTCAGGCGCGTCCTCGCGGCCGATCCGGCGATCCAACTCCTCGTCGTCGACGACGACTCCCCCGACGGCACCGGTCGCAGTGCCCTGTCGCTGGCGGAGACCGAGCCGCGGTTCCACGTTCTCGTCCGCCGCGGACGGCGTGGACTCGGCGGCGCGATCGTCGAGGGTTTCGGCGAGGCACGGCGGCAGGGGTTCGAGATCGCCGTCAACCTCGACGCCGATCTCAGCCATGATCCCGACGACATTCCCCGGCTGCTGGCTGCTCTCGAGCCACCTGGCGGTCGCCCGGCCGACGTGGCGCTCGGGTCGCGCCGCTTGGCGGGGGGCGCGATCGAGGGCTGGCCGTGGCGCCGCCACCTGACGCATCGGCTCGTCTGCTGGTTCACGCGGTGGGTGATCGGCGTCCCGGCGCGTGACGGCTCGACCGGATTCCGGGCCGTGCGGCTCGACACCTTCGCGCGCCTCCGCGGCGACTTGCCCACCGGGTACGCGTTTTTCGAGCACCTCCTCTGGGAGATCCACCGCATTGGCGGCCGGATCGTCGAGGTGCCGATCACGTTCGTCGAGCGCCAGCGCGGCAGCAGCAAGGTTCGCCCGGGCGTGATGGCCGAGGGGGCGCGCGACCTGCTCCGCATCGCCTGGGCCCGGTGGCGGTCGTAG
- a CDS encoding adenosylhomocysteinase, with amino-acid sequence MAHVETRLPYKVADLALAEWGRKEIMLAENEMPGLIALRQKYGRSKPLAGARIAGCLHMTIQTAVLIETLRELGAEVTWSSCNIFSTQDHAAAAIAKAGFPVYAWKGMTNEEFDWCIEQTLFFPNGEPLNMILDDGGDLTAMVHNKYPELIGGIRGLSEETTTGVHRLYQMHENGELKLPAININDSCTKSKFDNLYGCRESLADGIKRATDVMVAGKVVVVCGYGDVGKGSAHSLKALGARVIITEIDPINALQAAMEGYEVTTMDEAASRGQIFVTATGCRDVIRGDHLAKMPDDAIVCNIGHFDLEIDVAWLENTKGVKKIEIKPQVDRYTLPSGRSVIVLAEGRLVNLGCATGHPSFVMSTSFTNQVLAQIALWTETDKYEIGVHRLPKKLDEEVARLHLDKLGVKLTKLTAEQAEYLHVPVEGPFKPEYYRY; translated from the coding sequence GTGGCCCACGTCGAAACCCGCCTTCCCTACAAAGTCGCCGACCTCGCTCTCGCGGAGTGGGGCCGCAAGGAAATCATGCTGGCGGAGAACGAGATGCCGGGCCTGATCGCGCTGCGGCAGAAGTACGGCCGCAGCAAGCCGCTGGCGGGAGCACGGATCGCCGGTTGCCTTCACATGACGATCCAGACCGCGGTGCTCATCGAGACCCTCCGCGAGCTGGGAGCCGAGGTGACCTGGAGCAGCTGCAACATCTTTTCCACCCAGGATCACGCCGCCGCCGCGATCGCCAAGGCGGGGTTCCCGGTCTACGCCTGGAAGGGAATGACCAATGAGGAGTTCGACTGGTGCATCGAGCAGACGCTGTTCTTCCCCAACGGCGAGCCGCTCAACATGATCCTCGACGACGGCGGTGACCTGACCGCGATGGTTCACAACAAGTATCCGGAACTGATCGGCGGGATCCGCGGTCTCTCCGAGGAGACGACCACGGGGGTTCACCGCCTCTACCAGATGCACGAGAACGGCGAGCTCAAACTGCCGGCGATCAACATCAACGACTCCTGCACCAAGAGCAAGTTCGACAACCTCTACGGCTGCCGTGAGAGCCTCGCCGACGGCATCAAGCGGGCGACCGACGTGATGGTCGCCGGCAAGGTCGTCGTGGTCTGTGGATATGGCGACGTCGGCAAGGGCAGCGCCCACTCGCTGAAGGCTCTCGGGGCCCGGGTGATCATCACCGAGATCGACCCGATCAACGCCCTGCAGGCGGCGATGGAGGGCTACGAGGTGACGACGATGGACGAGGCCGCCTCCCGCGGCCAGATCTTCGTCACCGCCACCGGCTGCCGCGACGTGATCCGTGGCGATCATCTGGCGAAAATGCCGGACGACGCGATCGTCTGCAACATCGGCCACTTCGACCTCGAGATCGACGTCGCCTGGCTCGAGAACACCAAGGGGGTCAAGAAAATCGAGATCAAGCCCCAGGTCGACCGCTACACGCTCCCCTCGGGCCGGTCGGTGATCGTGCTGGCCGAGGGTCGGCTGGTGAACCTCGGCTGTGCCACCGGGCACCCGTCGTTCGTGATGAGCACCAGTTTCACCAACCAGGTCCTCGCCCAAATCGCTCTCTGGACGGAGACCGACAAGTACGAGATCGGCGTTCACCGTCTCCCCAAGAAGCTCGACGAGGAGGTGGCTCGCCTCCACCTCGACAAACTCGGGGTCAAGCTCACCAAGCTCACTGCAGAGCAGGCCGAGTACCTCCACGTGCCGGTCGAGGGGCCGTTCAAGCCCGAGTATTACCGCTACTGA
- a CDS encoding phosphoribosylanthranilate isomerase has protein sequence MSSERSAPFRVKICGITRAADAKDAAAAGADAIGLNFVVGSPRCLSIERASDIAAAVPPDMLRVGVFVGATAAEIRRCVAAVGLDAVQLHGRWPAADPTLADPPETCAALAELPVIRAVHFAPGAGPDALDPAREWLARADALGHAPVLMLIDAAPAGPATAATLGGTGRTVDWLALRDAGGLPVPVGLAGGLRPDTVATAIRNSGAVAVDVASGVESAPGRKDRVAMERFVAAARTAFAGR, from the coding sequence ATGAGCAGCGAGCGATCCGCACCATTCCGAGTGAAGATCTGCGGCATCACCCGCGCCGCCGACGCCAAGGACGCGGCGGCGGCCGGGGCCGACGCGATCGGCCTCAACTTCGTCGTCGGGTCGCCTCGCTGCCTGTCGATCGAGCGCGCCAGCGACATTGCCGCAGCCGTCCCCCCGGACATGCTGCGCGTCGGCGTGTTCGTCGGCGCGACCGCGGCGGAGATCCGTCGATGCGTCGCCGCCGTCGGGCTCGACGCCGTCCAACTCCACGGCCGGTGGCCGGCGGCCGATCCCACGCTCGCCGATCCTCCCGAGACCTGCGCGGCACTGGCCGAGCTGCCGGTGATCCGCGCGGTCCATTTCGCGCCCGGTGCCGGGCCGGATGCCCTCGACCCCGCGCGCGAGTGGCTGGCGCGGGCCGACGCACTGGGCCACGCGCCGGTGCTGATGTTGATCGACGCCGCACCGGCCGGCCCGGCCACCGCCGCGACGCTCGGCGGCACGGGGCGGACTGTCGACTGGCTGGCGCTGCGCGATGCCGGCGGGCTGCCGGTGCCGGTCGGCTTGGCAGGGGGACTACGCCCCGACACCGTGGCGACCGCCATCCGGAATAGCGGCGCGGTCGCCGTGGACGTCGCCAGTGGCGTCGAATCGGCGCCAGGCCGGAAGGACCGCGTGGCGATGGAGCGGTTCGTCGCCGCCGCCCGGACGGCCTTCGCCGGGCGCTGA
- a CDS encoding ParA family protein, which yields MGRILCVANQKGGVGKTTTASNLAVALARGGLRTLLVDLDPQCNATTGLGIAPAAEHPLVAEAPLAESVLATAVPGLAIVPGSRAVRDVERIAARARAGAAVLERHLAHGLNHWDYCLVDCPPSVGELTRTALAGATEVLMPIQCEYFALEGLTQMIEVIRDVMAERPGRLRFSGIVLTMHDASLELTAEVEDDVRDFFGEIVFETVIPRDVAVAEAPSHGRSVIDHAPRSRGARAYTELCMEVRDCE from the coding sequence GTGGGACGGATTCTCTGCGTGGCTAATCAGAAGGGGGGCGTGGGCAAGACGACCACCGCCTCCAACCTGGCAGTCGCTCTCGCCCGCGGCGGCCTCCGCACGTTGCTGGTCGATCTCGACCCGCAGTGCAACGCCACGACGGGCTTGGGGATCGCACCGGCCGCCGAGCATCCCCTCGTGGCCGAGGCCCCGCTCGCGGAAAGCGTGCTGGCCACCGCCGTGCCAGGACTGGCGATCGTGCCGGGGAGCCGCGCGGTGCGCGATGTCGAGCGGATCGCCGCGCGGGCCCGGGCAGGCGCCGCCGTCCTCGAGCGCCATCTCGCCCACGGACTCAACCACTGGGATTACTGCCTCGTCGACTGCCCGCCGTCGGTCGGCGAACTGACGCGCACCGCGCTCGCCGGGGCCACCGAGGTGTTGATGCCGATCCAGTGCGAGTACTTCGCCCTCGAAGGGCTGACGCAGATGATCGAGGTGATCCGCGACGTGATGGCGGAGCGCCCCGGGCGGCTGCGGTTCAGCGGCATCGTCCTCACCATGCACGACGCCTCCCTCGAGCTCACCGCCGAGGTCGAAGACGACGTGCGCGACTTTTTCGGCGAGATCGTCTTCGAGACGGTGATCCCGCGCGACGTCGCCGTGGCGGAAGCGCCGAGCCACGGCCGTAGCGTCATCGATCACGCCCCGCGGTCGCGTGGTGCCCGGGCCTACACCGAACTGTGCATGGAGGTACGTGACTGTGAATAA